The DNA region TCTACTTCTTCTTTCATTTGCTCATCAGACATATTGTCGATTTCAGAGCCGAGCACAACGTGAGAGACTTCGATCCCAACGTCCCGACAGACCTTTTTTGCAACGATATCATTGTCACCAGTCAATACTTTTACATTGACACCATGCTCATGTAAAGACTTGATGGCTGTGATCGCAGATTCTTTGGCAGGATCTAAAAAGCCCATGAATCCAATCAAAGTCATTCCTTGCTCATCCTCTACACTATAAACTGCTTCACTGTGAACATCCATTTTCACAGCAACGGCTAATGCACGCATCCCCTGTTCATTCATGCGGATATTTACTTCACGCATTCTCTCTTGCAGTTCTGGTGTCAATGGAACGATTTCTCCGTTGATTTCAGCATGTGTACAAACAGATTCCATTTCTTCCACAGCGCCTTTAGTGATCATAAATTGATGCCCATCTGCATTTACTACAACAGTCAAACGACGGCGAGAAAAATCAAACGGAATCTCATCTAACTTCGTCACTTTTTTATAAGGACTTTCTACTTTATTTTCTTCGTAAAAATTGATTACCGCAATGTCCATTAAATTTTTCCAGCCAGTTTGATAGTGAGAATTCAAAAAAGCCATATCCAACACTTGATTATTGATCTCACCCAGCGGATCTAAATGCTGAACCAACACGACACGATCTTCTGTGATCGTCCCTGTCTTATCTGTACATAAAACATCCATGCTGCCTAGGTTTTGAATAGACGGTAGTTCTTTTACGATGACTTTATGTTTTGATAAGCTTAATGCACCTTTGGCTAAATTACTGGTGACGATCATCGGCAGCATTTCAGGAGTTAACCCCACGGCAACCGCGATAGCAAAGAAGAACGCATCGCCCCATTCGCCTTTAGTTAAACCATTGATCAAAAATACTACTGGAAATAAGACCATGACCATTCGTAATAAAAACTTGCTGACTTTTGTCAATCCAATATCAAAAGATGTTTTACCACGTTGTGTAGTCGCATTCTTAGCAATATCCCCAAAAAAAGTATTTTGGCCTGTTTTTAAAATAATTGCTTTTCCTTGGCCGCTCAATACATCGGTTCCCATAAATATTAAGTCCTGCATATCCAGCGCGGAAACAGTATCAGAGTTTTTATCGATTCCTGCATCAACAAATTTTTCCACCGGCATCGACTCACCTGTCAGTGAGGATTGATTGATAAATAGATCCTTTGTCCAAATCAACACAGCATCTGCCGGAATCATATCACCTGTTGCTAACGTCACGATATCTCCCGGTACTACTTCATCCATCGGAATTTCTTTCGTTTGTCCTTCACGTGTTACAGCTGTTGTATTCTCTATTAGTTCTTTTAAATTCAAGCTAGCTTTTTGAGAACGATATTCTTGAATAAATGCAATAATCACACTGGCTAAGATCATGATCCCCATAACGATTGCTGCTTCAAAATCCTTTGTTGCGGTTGAAACCACCATCAACAATGCTAATACATAAACAAATGGATCCTTAAACGCTTCTAAAAACATAATAATTGCTGGCGTTGGCTTTTGAGCAGAGACTTCATTTGGTCCGTATTCTTCTAATCGATTTTTAGCATCTTCTTCAGATAAACCATTTTGTGATGTACGAAGCTCCATCATCAATTCCCGCTCGGATAACATAGCTAATTTTCTTAGTTCTTGATCTTTCGTTACTTTTTTCATTTCTGCTAATTTTTTGTTCATCATTTCCTTTTTCCTCCTCTAACGTAAGGGGTACTCTTTCTATTATTCTAAAATAGAAAATTTTGCCCGCTTCACCTTTTTAGAAAGTGGAAGGAATAGTTCTGCTTGATTCCATCGTTTCTAAGATGAAGGCTACACTTATTTTATTACGCGAATGACTGGGGTCTTCCATGTGACTCTTCCTCTCTTTTAAGTTTTTTTAGATAAAACGATGGAACTTTTTAAATAATTGTTGAGGTGATTGATCAGTTCTGATTTTCTATTAGCTCGATTGGTTCTTTTTTGATGGAACCTTTTTGCTTTTATTTTCATCATCTGCTCTGTGTGTTTGGCAGGCAATCGTAGGGATTCAATCGATTACTTGTTGGTTTCTCTTTGCGGAACTTCGCTCCCTTTGCACGCCTTGGATTTTTCATCCCTTGCTTTGTCTGCTCCGCAGCCATGTGTGGTGCTTTGACCATTTAATTTCTTGGCTTACTTTTCCAGCATAGTTTTTGGATTAACTTGCTGGTTTCTTTTTGCGGAACTTCGCTCCCTTTGGTCGCCAAGTATTTTTCATCATCTATTCTGTCTGCTCTGCAGCCAATCATAGTGATTCAAAACAAAACGCACACTCAACAATAGAGTGTGCGTAAAAATAACAACTTTAATAAAAGTATCTCTATCGTTGAGCTTTAGCACTATAGGGCGTAGATAATTTCTTATCAGCTACGTTATGAATGACCTTCACGATCATTCCTGTTCAACCAACTAAGAGTCTCTCGATTCTTTCGCGGCAGCAGCCTGTGTCCATATAGGAGCCTCACCTAACAATTATTCAGTTTTTTTATCCGTAACTATCATAGTTCATATTTACGATATTGTCAAAAGAAAACAAAAATAAATTTTCAGAAAAAAATTATAGATCTAAAGACTTCAACTTCAAGCCTAAAATAACCGAACAAGGAACCAAGGTCACAACATTTGTTAGTAATACTGCTAAATCCCATTTCAATGCTCCATACACAACCCATGAAGAAACACCTATGAAAAATAGAATGTACGTAATCAATGAAATTCCTTCGGTATTCTTTGTCTTTATCGTTTGAATTGCTTGCGGAATAAACGATACACTCGTGCAGATTCCTGCGATCATACCTAACAGCGTGATCATTTCTTCTCTAGCTCTTCAACTTTTTGCTTCAATTCATAAAAGCTCTTATTCATTTCCAGCAATTCATTTGCCAGATCTCTTAACACAACGGTCGTCATCAACTGATCCTCAGCATGGATAAAAAGTAACGTTAGTTCACTTGTTTTATCCTTTGCTTCTTTTGTGATCACAGTGAAATGCTCCTTTTCCCCAGCCTGTAAAGCTTCATTTGCTTCATTGATCAATGTTTCAGCTTCGGCAAACTGACCATTTCTAGAACAAGACATGCTTTCCATCAATTTTGACTTCGCTGTTCCAACTGTACTGATAATATTAAATGCGACTAATTCTAATCCATCCATTCCATTCACTTCTTTCTATTCATAATTCATCGTGATCACTTCATAGCCATCAATTTCTGGCACTGTAAAGATCACTTTGTCTTCTACTATTTCAAAAGGTAAAGTCTGATTTGATTTTACTTGATTCACTTGTTTGATGATCAGATGATCTAGATTTGTTTTATTTCGAATTACACATAGATCCAATTCGATTTGTTGGTTATATAGCGGGATTTTATCTTCGATCGTATCTAAGGTCAGCGCCCGACGTTCTGGAATATAATGCAGCAAATTCAAAATCAATCTTTTTTGTGATTCTTGATGATTCAAAATCACATCAGCTGATGTTGGTAAATCACTAGTGATCATTTTTTTAATATTCAATAAATGATCGATCCCAGCTAAAATCAATTCTTTATACGCTTTCACTCCTTGAGTTTTATACATTTCAAATATCGGAAATGTGTAGTACATCGTTTGGTCATTCACTGTCACAACAGGATTCCCCGTTTTTTCTCCAACAGGGGCCTGAAAATGAGAATAGTAATGCTGATACTTTCGTTCTACTAAAGGTGCCGCTTCTTCTCCTTTAATAGCAGCGTCGATCGACTGAACGATCGTTCCTTTCCCATGCATAACAAGCTCACCTTTAGGTAATTTAGGAAATGAGACCGGATCAAAATAGCCATACATTGGTGCCGTCTCATGTTCTCCTGTAAAAATAAGCCCCAAACTTTGAATGAATTGATCTCCTTTGATCAATCCACTATGATAGCTTGCTAAAATTTTGCCGCCTTGTTCAACGTACTCTTCGAGTAGTTCAGCTAATTCATGCGTTAAAACAAGCTTGTCAGGTAAGATCAACAGCTCATATCCAG from Enterococcus sp. 9D6_DIV0238 includes:
- the mgtA gene encoding magnesium-translocating P-type ATPase, with the translated sequence MMNKKLAEMKKVTKDQELRKLAMLSERELMMELRTSQNGLSEEDAKNRLEEYGPNEVSAQKPTPAIIMFLEAFKDPFVYVLALLMVVSTATKDFEAAIVMGIMILASVIIAFIQEYRSQKASLNLKELIENTTAVTREGQTKEIPMDEVVPGDIVTLATGDMIPADAVLIWTKDLFINQSSLTGESMPVEKFVDAGIDKNSDTVSALDMQDLIFMGTDVLSGQGKAIILKTGQNTFFGDIAKNATTQRGKTSFDIGLTKVSKFLLRMVMVLFPVVFLINGLTKGEWGDAFFFAIAVAVGLTPEMLPMIVTSNLAKGALSLSKHKVIVKELPSIQNLGSMDVLCTDKTGTITEDRVVLVQHLDPLGEINNQVLDMAFLNSHYQTGWKNLMDIAVINFYEENKVESPYKKVTKLDEIPFDFSRRRLTVVVNADGHQFMITKGAVEEMESVCTHAEINGEIVPLTPELQERMREVNIRMNEQGMRALAVAVKMDVHSEAVYSVEDEQGMTLIGFMGFLDPAKESAITAIKSLHEHGVNVKVLTGDNDIVAKKVCRDVGIEVSHVVLGSEIDNMSDEQMKEEVEKTNLFAKLNPMQKSRIIETLQGNGHTVGFMGDGINDAPALRKADVGISVDTAADITKDASSIILLEKSLNVLENGVIEGRKVFSNMMKYIKITISSNFGNVFSILIASAFLPFLPMVSIQLLIQNLIYDIAQLAIPWDNVDEEDLLKPVKWETNGLMKFTLCIGPVSSIFDIMTYVVMWFVFSANSIGTQHLFQTGWFVVGLVSQTLVVQMVRTRKLPFIQSMASPAVILSSLGAVLMGFVIVLTPIRDVFDFVKLPANYWGWFILIIVLYLITVEIAKRIYIHLTKEWI
- a CDS encoding SemiSWEET family sugar transporter: MITLLGMIAGICTSVSFIPQAIQTIKTKNTEGISLITYILFFIGVSSWVVYGALKWDLAVLLTNVVTLVPCSVILGLKLKSLDL
- a CDS encoding PTS lactose/cellobiose transporter subunit IIA → MDGLELVAFNIISTVGTAKSKLMESMSCSRNGQFAEAETLINEANEALQAGEKEHFTVITKEAKDKTSELTLLFIHAEDQLMTTVVLRDLANELLEMNKSFYELKQKVEELEKK